Part of the Bacillus cereus group sp. RP43 genome is shown below.
TTATGGGTTGGAAAAGAATATAATGAGGCCTTTATTATAGCTATTATAATCTTAGTTCCGATGATTGTATCATTAGTACAAAGTATAGGTGGAATTATACTGCAGGCAAAAAACATGCAAGGGTTTAAATCTATTACATATGTCGTAACATCTTTTGTTAACGTAGTTATAAGTATAATATTTGTTCAATGGTGGGGGGCAATTGGTAGTGCTTTAGGTACAGCTGTAGCATTTACTATTGGGAATATAATCATTATGAATATTTATTATTGGAAGAAGATCAATATAGATATACCAAGGTTTTGGACAAATATTACTTGTATGAGTTTTGCTTTTGGGGCAAGTTTAGTGTTTGGAATGACATTAAATAGATGGATACTTGCTTACAAATGGCAGGAATTATTTGTGAAGATTATTTTATTTTCAATCGTATATATTTGTTTGATGTGGCTTACGGGAATGAATAAATATGAAAAGGATACGTTTAGGCAGGTTATTCAAAATATATTATATAGATTTAAAAGAAAGAAAGTCATACAAGATACTTCAAGTAATACGGACTGACAACAAATATTTAGGTAATCGTGATTGTTAGGAAGAAAGTTCAGTACAGTCCAGTGTTAATCATACGGATGAATCTAGAATGTACATGCTTAATAAATATGAGATGGGAACATTTAAAATATTTGTAGCACATTGTAATTAACATGTTGTGAGTAATTGAGGGGAATTTTAACTATAAATTAACTTGGAAGAGTATGATAGATATCTATACCGTTATTGAGTTAAATGAATATACTTCTATTAAGAATGGAGGTATGTTTTAAATCATGAGAAAAAATCAAGTTATCAGTAAAATACGAAAAGAATTAAATGTATTAAGCCGAAATGAACTTGTGCCTTCAATTGATAATAGTGAATTGTTTATGCGTATATTTAATGGTTTTACAAAATTTAATCTAAATACAAATGTTGATTTTTGTAATCGTGTATGTAAGCCAGTGAAGATAGGTGAAATAATTGACTATTTATACAGTTGAACTTGAACGTTGGGGAATAAATAATGACGGTACAGCAGCTGTAAAGACGACACAGGGATTAAATGATGCACTTTTATGGGCGAATAAAGAAGGTTTTCAAATAGTGGTTTTACCAAAAGGAAAGTACCTTATAGAGAAAACTTCTTCTGTGAAACTTTGTAGTAATACGACGTATAGATTTTATGAATGTGTATTTGAGAAAGAAGCTAATAATCTTATAAAATATAACATATTGCTATGTGATGGAATAAAAAATGTAGAAATAATAGGTGCAATAGTTAAAGGAGATAGGGAAAATCATGATTATTCAAGTGGAGGTACACATGAGTGGGGGCATGGAATTGAATGTAAAAACTCATGTTATAACATCTCTGTAAAAAACTGTGAAGTAAGTGAGTGTACTGGGGATGGATTGGTAACATCTATGGATTTTTCAGCGATAGGTGGAATGTCACATCCGGATCACTTTGCAAAAGGTGACATTGATAGCAAAGGAAATTTGGACATTACTAAAGTTAATTATACAACAGTAGTTAAATTTTTTGATATTACTGGAGACATAGTGAAATCTGTTGGGTATTTTTACTATTCAGGGGATGGTTATGGTGGATATGGAAGTGGATGTAATTTAAATAAAGTTACTATAAAAGTACATTTTTATGCGGGTAATGGTTCATATTTAGGGTATAGAAACTCTAGATCTTATGAATTTATATATTTAGATTCATTGCCGACTGGTACTACAAAAGTAAGGTTTTCGTTCTTGCAAAATTTCGACTTAATGAATAGTAATTTGCACTATGTAATGTGCGCTAAAATTCCACAATATGTATATTTTTCGGGTTGTAAATCTTATAAAAATAGAAGACTTGGAGCTTCAATAAATGGTGGAAGATTTATCACTTTTGATGGGTGTGAAATTTTCAATAATAGTAATGCAATGAATCGATCAATAGGTTGTAATCCTGGTTATGGGATAGATATTGAAGATGGATATATGAATAATCAAAAAATAACGATTAGAAATTCTGATATATATGACAATAGAGCTGGAGCTTTTGTGTGTATTAGTACTAGAGGTGTCTATTTAGAAAGTAATAAAATGAAAGGGAATGTCTATCTATCTGGTAGTGGAGATGACTATTTTTCCATAAATAATATGTATTATGGTGCAATTACGGGGAGATCTATAACTAGTGGAATTGAAGCTGATGGAACATTTTGTACATTTAGGAATGATACAATATTCGGTCAGAGTTGCGGGATCGTTGGAGGGAATACAACTTTAGAAAATTGTGTTTTTTCAAAAAGTACAATTGCTCTAAGTGGTGAGACAGTAAAAATAATCAATTGTAAATTTACTTTTGATGATCCTGATAAGGATGGAATTATTGATTTTAGGAGTAAGTATTTGGAGATACGAAATTCCTTGTTTGATATAAGAAGGGCAAAAAGTATAGCGACAACTGGCTATGGTCAAACGGAAACTGCTATATTTTCTTCTGTAAAGTTTTTGACAAATGAATGTAATGGTGGACATTATATAGGAGCAAAGAATTTAATTGTAGAGGATTGCGAGTTTATTCATAGTGGTAGAACTGCAAATTATAGTCGAATGATGGCTGCTGAATCTATGAGAGTTGAGAAAACTATTTTTAAAAATCAATCTTTTAGGTTTGATGGTGGTGATATTTATGGTATCGAGAGCTTGGCGAAAGACAAAGGGTATATTACACATGTTTTTAGTAGAAATCAAATTATTTGGGATGCTCCTTATGGCTTAGCGGTTCATGAAGCTAGGGGAGCGGGAGTTGCATTTATTTATATACCTAGAATAGAGATTACGGATAATAAGTTTGAAGTGAATGGGAAGGGTGTTTCTCTCGGTTCATTGCATACCATTAGGGTTTTTGTAGAAAATTATTTGAAGCTCTGTGACAATACGATTATTACAAAAAATGATAACGGTATAAATACAACAGGGAATATTACAATTGAAGGTGTGTATCGAAAGCAAAACTCAACACTTCCTGTGCCAAGAACTACTATACTAGTACAGGATAACAAGAAAATTAATTCTAATATAACATTTACAAATAATGTGAACAACCAATTAGAAAAGAATATATTAGGTAATCTTCCACAATCTTCTTTAGTATCATCAGAACCTACCTTTGGAACGTATAGTCGTGGTGAATTGCTGTACAATGATACCCCAACAGTAGGTGGATATATTGGTTGGGTCTGTATCACTGCTGGTACAGCAAATAAAAATTTTTGGGTAGCTGAAAAAGAATATCAGATAAATAGTTTTATAAATGCCAATGGTAATGTTTATAAATCTGTAGTGGCAGGTATTAGTGGTAAAACTGCTCCTTCGCATACAAGTGGTACTAGTAAAGATGGAAATATAGTATGGGAATACGTGGATGTCTTAGCTGTGTTTAAACGCTTTGGGTTAATCTCTAACTAGAATAGTTTTTATATTCTAGTTTTTTTATTGGAAAAGAACTAAATTAATTACCAGTAGAAAATAGTTTGTCCAGGTATTTTAAACAAAATGTGAGGAGTATGATTGTGAATGAAGAGACTTTTTGATGTGTGCGTATCCTTATTGTTATTATTATTATTTTCAATTGTTATATGCATAGTAGCTATATTAGTAAGAATAAAATTAGGCTCTCCCATTTTATTTAAACAAGAGCGTCCGGGAATGAATGGAATTCCTTTTTATTTATATAAGTTTCGCACAATGACTAATGAAATAAATGGAGATGGGAATTGGCTTCCAGATGAAGTCAGATTAACTGCTTTTGGGAAAACGCTTAGAAAATATAGTATAGATGAGTTACCTCAACTTATAAATGTTATAAAAGGCGACTTAAGTTTAGTAGGTCCAAGACCATTATTAATGGAATACTTACCCTTATATTCTAGTAAACAGGCTAAAAGGCATAGTGTAAAACCAGGAATTACGGGATGGGCACAAATAAATGGGAGGAATTCGATTACTTGGGAAGAAAAGTTTGAATTAGATGTATGGTATGTAGAGAATCGTTCCTTTTTATTAGATTTGAATATAATTGTACTTACAATAACAAAAGTATTTAAAACAGAGGGGATAAATCATGTTGGCCATGTAACAATGGAGCGATTTACTGGAGGGAAAATAGAAATAAAGGGGGAGGGGAAATGAAAATTTTAATAATTGGGCATGGTGGCCATAGTAAGGTAGTGAAGGATATCATCTTATCAAATGAAGGATATGAAATAGTTGGCTATTTAGATGATTTATATACAGATAAAACTATTATTGATAACCTTTATTTTGGGGCAATTAAAGATGCATGGGAAATTATCAACAATTTTAATGATATAAAGCTTGTTATTGCCATAGGGAATAATAAAGTCAGAAAAAGAATTTTTGGAATATTAAATCAACCGATTGAGATGTATGCTACATTAATTCATAAAACAGCAATTATAAGTCCTTATGCTCATGTAGGGAACGGAACAGTAATTATGCCGAATGTGGTTGTTAATGCTGATACTAATATTGGTAATCATACTATTATTAATACAGGTTCCATCATTGAACATGACAATATAATCGATGATTTTGTTCATATTTCACCCCATGCTACACTTTCAGGTTCTATCATTATAGAAGAAGGGGCACATATAGGTGCCTCAGCTACTATGATCCCAGGTGTTAAAATTGGAAAGTGGTCTATCGTTGGAGCAGGTTCTGTTGTCATAAATGATTTTCCATCTAATTGTACTGCTGTTGGTATTCCGGCAAAGGTTATTAATGTAGTAAATTAAGGAGAGGATGAAGAATGATGATAAAAAATAAGGAGAAAATTTACCTTTCCTCTCCGCACATGAGTGGGAATGAACACAAATATATTCAAAATGCATTCGATACCAACTG
Proteins encoded:
- a CDS encoding sugar transferase; amino-acid sequence: MKRLFDVCVSLLLLLLFSIVICIVAILVRIKLGSPILFKQERPGMNGIPFYLYKFRTMTNEINGDGNWLPDEVRLTAFGKTLRKYSIDELPQLINVIKGDLSLVGPRPLLMEYLPLYSSKQAKRHSVKPGITGWAQINGRNSITWEEKFELDVWYVENRSFLLDLNIIVLTITKVFKTEGINHVGHVTMERFTGGKIEIKGEGK
- a CDS encoding acetyltransferase, producing MKILIIGHGGHSKVVKDIILSNEGYEIVGYLDDLYTDKTIIDNLYFGAIKDAWEIINNFNDIKLVIAIGNNKVRKRIFGILNQPIEMYATLIHKTAIISPYAHVGNGTVIMPNVVVNADTNIGNHTIINTGSIIEHDNIIDDFVHISPHATLSGSIIIEEGAHIGASATMIPGVKIGKWSIVGAGSVVINDFPSNCTAVGIPAKVINVVN